The following proteins are co-located in the Limanda limanda chromosome 5, fLimLim1.1, whole genome shotgun sequence genome:
- the bco2l gene encoding beta-carotene 15, 15-dioxygenase 2, like, whose product MESAERRTMSNTTEPQTHNIPSRQRCPQANGLESVAPLVRSVEETPDPIPTTIRGTIPTWINGSFLRNGPGKFEFGKDSYTHWFDGMAMMHRFHICEGSVTYSSRFLQSDSYVKNSEKNRIVVSEFGTVAMPDPCKNIFARFFSRFQAPKATDNASVNFVKYKGDYYVSTETNYMRRVDPQSLETKEKVDWTQYIAVNSATAHPHYDQDGATYNMGNSYGKSGFFYNIIRVPPPDDKVASEDSADLSGAKVICSIRAAEPRKPSYYHSFVMSENYIVFIEQPIKLDLLKFMLYKIQGKSFHKVMTWEPKYNTIFHLVDRHTGEESEVRYSAAPMFTLHQINAYEENGFLVMDMCCGDDGDVIGDFTLENLRNKSGEEMDKFYNSLCRNLPRRYILPLNVDEKTPLDQNLVTLHFYKATAKKTKPGEVFMTHEELYDDQLLKYGGLEFPQINYDRYNGRPYRYFYSCGFGHVFSDSLLKMDVHTKELKVWRHPGLFPSEPVFVASPNATEEDDGVVMSVIITPREEKSSFLLVLDAKTFTELGRAEVPVNIPYGTHGVFNEMG is encoded by the exons CACCACCATCAGGGGAACTATTCCAACGTGGATCAACGGGAGCTTCTTGAGAAATGGTCCTGGGAAGTTTGAATTTGGGAAAGACAG TTACACCCACTGGTTTGATGGCATGGCCATGATGCACCGATTCCACATCTGCGAGGGCAGTGTCACATACAGCAGCCGCTTCCTGCAAAGTGACTCATATGTCAAAAACTCAGAGAAGAACCGCATTGTGGTGTCAGAGTTCGGCACTGTGGCGATGCCTGATCCCTGCAAGAACATCTTCGCTCGCTTCTTTTCACGCTTTCAGGCTCCCA AGGCCACAGATAACGCCAGTGTGAACTTTGTCAAGTACAAGGGAGACTATTATGTCAGCACAGAAACCAACTACATGCGGCGAGTAGATCCACAGAGTCTGGAGACAAAGGAGAAG GTGGACTGGACTCAATACATTGCCGTCAACTCAgctacagctcatccacactaTGACCAAGATGGGGCCACGTACAACATGGGCAACTCCTACGGCAAAAGCG GTTTCTTCTACAACATCATCCGTGTGCCTCCTCCTGACGACAAGGTAGCATCGGAGGACTCTGCGGACCTGAGCGGAGCCAAAGTGATCTGCTCCATCCGAGCAGCTGAACCCAGGAAACCTTCCTATTATCATAGCTTTG TCATGTCGGAGAACTACATCGTGTTCATCGAGCAGCCGATCAAGTTAGACCTGCTGAAGTTCATGCTGTACAAAATCCAGGGGAAGAGCTTTCATAAAGTCATGACCTGGGAGCCTAAGTATAACACCATCTTCCACCTGGTCGACAGACACACTGGCGAG GAGAGTGAAGTGAGGTACTCTGCAGCACCCATGTTCACACTGCATCAGATCAATGCTTATGAGGAAAACGGCTTCTTGGTTATGGACATGTGCTGTGGGGATGATGGTGATGTCATTGGAGACTTCACGCTGGAGAACCTCCGCAACAAATCGGGAGAGGAGATGGACAAG TTTTACAACTCGCTGTGCAGAAACCTTCCGAGGAGATACATCCTGCCGCTGAACGTGGATGAAAAAACTCCTCTGGACCAAAACCTTGTCACTCTGCATTTCTATAAAGCCACAGCGAAGAAGACGAAACCAGGAGAG GTCTTCATGACCCACGAAGAGCTTTACGATGACCAGCTGCTGAAGTACGGTGGCCTCGAGTTCCCTCAGATCAACTACGACCGCTACAACGGCCGACCCTACCGCTACTTCTACTCCTGCGGCTTCGGGCACGTCTTCAGCGACTCCCTGCTTAAGATGGATGTCCACACCAAGGAGCTTAAG GTGTGGCGTCATCCCGGCTTGTTCCCGTCTGAGCCTGTCTTTGTGGCTTCGCCCAATGCAACTGAGGAAGATGATGGAGTGGTTATGTCAGTCATCATCACACCCAGAGAA GAGAAAAGCagtttcctcctcgtcctcgatGCCAAGACCTTCACCGAGCTGGGCAGAGCCGAGGTCCCCGTCAATATCCCATACGGGACCCATGGCGTGTTTAATGAGATGGGCTAG